Proteins encoded by one window of Brienomyrus brachyistius isolate T26 chromosome 1, BBRACH_0.4, whole genome shotgun sequence:
- the dipk2ab gene encoding divergent protein kinase domain 2Ab isoform X2, whose amino-acid sequence MVAVNYVGEELWSFYNAPWRKRVDLAKQLMDIAEQLTNNDFDFALYLLDVSFDNFAVGPRDGKVIVVDAENVVVVDKRLIRQNKPENFDVWYESRFEECDREACLSFSKDALCSHVTVDHNYYAICQNLLSRYATWRGTRGGLLHDPPAEVARDGQLETLLDECANPKRRYGRFRAAKDLRFYLEQLLSAAR is encoded by the exons ATGGTGGCGGTGAATTACGTGGGCGAGGAGCTGTGGAGCTTCTACAACGCCCCCTGGAGGAAGCGCGTGGACCTGGCCAAGCAGCTGATGGACATTGCCGAGCAGCTCACCAACAATGACTTCGACTTCGCGCTCTACTTGCTCGACGTCAGCTTCGATAACTTCGCCGTGGGGCCCCGCGACGGCAAAGTCATCGTGGTGGATGCCGAGAACGTGGTGGTGGTTGACAAGCGGCTAATACGGCAGA ACAAGCCAGAGAATTTCGACGTGTGGTACGAGAGCCGTTTCGAGGAGTGTGATCGCGAGGCTTGCCTGTCCTTCTCCAAAGACGCCCTCTGCTCGCACGTCACCGTCGACCACAACTACTATGCCATCTGCCAGAACCTGCTGTCTCGCTACGCCACGTGGCGCGGCACTCGGGGGGGGCTCCTGCACGACCCCCCTGCCGAAGTGGCCCGGGACGGCCAGCTGGAGACCTTGCTGGACGAGTGCGCCAACCCCAAGAGACGCTACGGCCGCTTCAGGGCTGCCAAGGACCTGCGTTTTTACCTCGAGCAGCTACTCAGCGCTGCTAGGTAA